The following coding sequences lie in one Mucilaginibacter sp. KACC 22773 genomic window:
- a CDS encoding tetratricopeptide repeat-containing sensor histidine kinase: protein MQKRLENYPQKDTIRVDILNDLAYACYNNNDAKKVKIYTVEAASLARQLNYPKGEAFAYRRLSTVYMDDNANPLALEYLNKAYKIFKHLNDTLNCARTLTNLGVYYHTIKDYKLSLIYFSSALEQAKKIERHKMVILLLCNTGDIYEKNGLINKAYINYSEALALTIKTNDAGYLSLCYANLASIHLKKKNYKTALNYCNKVITMLTKDSSGTDLSDASAACVVKAKVFYIQKRFDLSRQLLNRANVLSELTRNSTDRLAIYHDFFLLDSAQHDYEAAFKSNYRFHKLNDSLVNINKNQIAALYNVRFDSQLRDEENKRLRISEERNRAIISQQHTVEGALFIGLAFICLGFIYFQRINEQVKAKNKIIAEQNLVLGNSNMVKDKLFSVISHDLRSPVTQLISIFNMWENGNLNKEELSTITPVIKADIINILELLDNLLIWSKKQLQGFHFSPELFDIYQLANETIADLKNNILQKKITVENNITPGTKVYADSAMIKIVLRNLMTNAIKFTPQLGAISVSCYPEKDKLIICVKDTGVGIKKADLHKIFSLITHTTAGTDNEKGTGIGLRICQEFTEMNKGKIWVESEPNAGSTFCFSLPLE from the coding sequence TTGCAAAAAAGACTTGAAAACTACCCGCAGAAAGATACTATCCGGGTAGATATTTTAAACGATTTGGCTTATGCCTGCTATAATAACAACGATGCAAAAAAAGTAAAGATTTATACTGTTGAAGCTGCTTCCCTGGCGCGGCAACTCAACTACCCCAAAGGCGAGGCTTTTGCTTACAGGAGGTTGAGCACGGTATACATGGACGATAATGCCAACCCTTTGGCGCTTGAGTATCTTAATAAAGCCTATAAAATTTTTAAACACTTAAATGATACCCTTAACTGCGCGCGCACATTAACCAATTTAGGTGTTTACTACCACACCATTAAAGATTATAAGCTGTCATTAATTTATTTTTCATCTGCGCTTGAACAAGCAAAAAAAATTGAACGCCATAAAATGGTGATACTGTTATTGTGCAATACCGGGGATATTTATGAAAAAAACGGGTTAATTAATAAGGCGTATATCAATTATAGCGAGGCGCTGGCCTTAACAATAAAAACAAATGATGCCGGTTATTTGAGCCTTTGCTATGCCAATTTAGCATCTATACATTTAAAAAAGAAGAATTATAAAACAGCGCTAAACTATTGCAATAAGGTTATTACGATGCTAACAAAGGATAGCAGCGGTACCGATTTAAGCGATGCATCTGCTGCTTGTGTTGTAAAAGCAAAGGTGTTTTATATTCAAAAGCGCTTTGATTTGTCGCGTCAGCTGCTAAACCGGGCCAACGTATTAAGCGAGCTAACCCGCAATTCGACAGACAGGCTGGCAATTTACCATGACTTTTTTTTACTTGATTCGGCCCAGCACGACTACGAGGCGGCCTTCAAAAGTAATTACCGGTTCCATAAGTTGAATGACAGCCTGGTTAATATTAATAAAAATCAGATAGCCGCGTTATACAATGTAAGGTTTGATTCGCAACTACGCGATGAAGAAAATAAACGCCTGCGGATATCTGAAGAAAGAAACCGGGCGATCATCAGCCAGCAACATACCGTTGAGGGTGCGCTGTTTATTGGACTGGCTTTCATTTGCCTGGGTTTTATCTACTTTCAGCGTATAAATGAACAGGTGAAGGCCAAAAACAAAATCATTGCCGAACAGAACCTGGTATTGGGAAACAGTAACATGGTTAAGGACAAGCTTTTCTCGGTGATATCTCATGATTTGCGCAGCCCCGTTACCCAGCTCATCTCTATTTTTAACATGTGGGAGAACGGCAATTTAAATAAAGAAGAACTATCAACGATTACCCCGGTGATAAAGGCAGATATCATTAACATACTGGAGTTGCTTGATAATTTACTCATCTGGTCGAAAAAACAACTGCAGGGTTTCCATTTCAGCCCCGAACTGTTTGACATATATCAACTGGCCAATGAAACCATTGCAGACTTAAAAAACAATATTTTACAGAAAAAAATAACGGTAGAAAATAACATAACACCAGGAACTAAAGTATATGCAGACAGCGCTATGATTAAAATAGTGTTGCGAAATTTAATGACGAACGCCATCAAATTCACCCCCCAACTGGGTGCAATCAGCGTGAGTTGTTATCCTGAAAAAGACAAACTGATCATCTGTGTAAAAGATACCGGCGTAGGTATAAAAAAGGCCGACCTGCACAAAATATTTTCATTGATAACGCACACTACCGCGGGCACAGATAATGAAAAAGGCACAGGCATAGGTTTGAGGATTTGCCAGGAATTTACAGAGATGAATAAAGGTAAAATATGGGTAGAAAGTGAACCCAATGCCGGCTCAACCTTTTGTTTCAGCCTCCCGCTGGAGTAA
- a CDS encoding HAMP domain-containing sensor histidine kinase, whose protein sequence is MTIKNKLRTGIGFLFVLALTCCGLSVYFLNRLSADAGAILKDNYKTLQFTQNMQDAIDANDKALSPKQIAVIDNNLKLQQHNVTEKGEQELTDSLTLVYTQIKQHNNNIAAQLPLRSHARRLIYGIMHLNMDAISRKNAIATDTASRANVLVAVSAFLLFTIAFTFAVNFPGYIADPLKELTARIKEVSNRNYHQQIDFHSDDEFGELGQAFNNMTRKLDEYENSNLASILFEKKRIETIINTMHDAIIGLDEKQFIIFANEVACNLIGMTTEQLTGRYAPDIALENDLLRNLLINEQPRLKIFADNRESFYSRDSLSVSSKSKVIGKVIILKNITEYQQLDEAKTNFIATISHELKTPISSIKMSLKLLEDDRIGNVNTEQRQLLENIDDDARRLLQITGELLDMAQVETGKLQLNFGSTHPRNIVDYAVKAIKFTADQKHVNIKVKCDDTLPEVHADLDKTTWVLINLLSNAIKYSHEKSVVELTVKKHKNDEIEFSVKDHGKGIEEQYLSRLFERYFKVPNATADQTGTGLGLAIAKDFIEAQSGHIMVDSEIGAGSRFAFTLKRAL, encoded by the coding sequence ATGACTATTAAAAATAAACTCCGTACAGGCATCGGTTTCTTGTTTGTACTGGCGCTCACCTGTTGCGGATTATCTGTTTACTTCCTTAACCGCCTGTCGGCCGATGCCGGGGCAATACTTAAGGATAATTATAAAACCCTGCAGTTTACCCAAAACATGCAGGATGCTATCGATGCGAATGATAAGGCGCTTTCGCCAAAACAAATTGCGGTTATCGACAATAACCTTAAACTGCAGCAACATAATGTTACAGAAAAGGGCGAGCAGGAATTAACAGATTCGTTGACGCTTGTTTACACGCAGATAAAGCAGCATAATAACAATATAGCAGCGCAATTGCCTTTAAGGAGCCATGCCCGCCGGCTTATTTATGGTATCATGCACCTGAATATGGATGCAATTTCTCGAAAAAATGCCATCGCCACTGATACGGCAAGCAGGGCAAATGTGCTGGTGGCCGTCAGTGCTTTTTTATTGTTTACTATCGCGTTCACTTTTGCGGTAAATTTTCCGGGTTATATAGCCGATCCTTTAAAAGAATTAACAGCAAGGATAAAAGAGGTATCAAATCGTAATTACCACCAGCAGATAGACTTTCACTCCGATGATGAGTTTGGCGAATTAGGGCAGGCTTTTAATAATATGACCCGGAAACTGGATGAGTACGAGAACAGTAACCTGGCCAGCATCCTGTTTGAGAAAAAACGGATAGAGACTATTATTAATACCATGCACGATGCTATTATTGGTTTAGACGAAAAGCAGTTTATCATATTTGCCAACGAAGTAGCGTGTAACCTGATAGGCATGACCACCGAACAGCTTACCGGCCGGTACGCGCCAGACATAGCGCTGGAGAACGACCTGCTGCGCAACCTGCTTATAAATGAACAGCCACGGTTAAAGATTTTTGCCGATAACCGCGAAAGCTTTTACAGCCGCGATTCATTATCTGTGAGCAGCAAAAGTAAAGTGATAGGTAAGGTAATTATCCTTAAAAATATTACCGAGTACCAGCAGTTGGATGAAGCCAAAACCAATTTCATTGCCACCATATCGCATGAATTGAAAACGCCGATATCGTCCATAAAAATGAGCCTGAAATTGCTTGAGGACGACCGCATAGGTAATGTAAACACCGAGCAAAGGCAACTGCTGGAAAATATTGATGATGATGCCCGCCGCCTGCTGCAAATAACCGGCGAACTGCTGGATATGGCACAAGTTGAAACCGGTAAACTACAGCTTAACTTTGGCAGTACACACCCCCGTAACATTGTTGATTATGCGGTAAAGGCCATTAAATTCACAGCCGATCAAAAGCATGTAAACATCAAAGTAAAATGCGATGATACCCTCCCCGAGGTACATGCCGACCTTGATAAAACTACCTGGGTACTTATCAACCTGTTATCAAACGCCATAAAATACAGCCACGAAAAATCAGTTGTGGAGCTAACCGTTAAAAAGCATAAGAACGACGAGATTGAATTTTCGGTAAAAGATCATGGTAAAGGCATAGAAGAGCAATACCTGTCGAGGTTATTTGAGCGCTACTTTAAAGTGCCCAACGCCACCGCCGACCAAACCGGCACCGGCCTTGGCCTTGCCATTGCCAAAGATTTTATTGAAGCCCAAAGCGGCCATATTATGGTTGATAGCGAGATAGGGGCAGGGAGCCGGTTTGCCTTTACATTGAAGAGGGCGCTGTAA
- a CDS encoding sensor protein KdpD, producing the protein MDGEKERSVEHFLELIKKSRRGKFKVYIGMSAGVGKTFRMLQEAQALMRNGIDVKIGYIETHNRKETVAQLEGLPVIPRRKLFYKGKELEEMDLKAIISLRPEVVLVDELAHTNIEGSSNEKRWQDVLEILNAGINVISAVNIQHMESLNEEVERITGAKINERIPDKVLQLADEVVNIDLTADELIDRLKEGKIYDEKKVPMALNNFFQADRILQLRELALREVAHQVERKIDIEIPKTIKLRPELFLACISTNDESAKIIIRKTARLSSYYRSKFFVLYVQTSRESSDKINLASQRHLINNMKLATQLGGEVIKIKSDRIAQTIWETAEKYDITTICLGKPRFKFYQVIMKTAVFTQLLNKMSKTDIDLVILS; encoded by the coding sequence ATGGACGGCGAAAAAGAACGATCGGTTGAGCATTTCCTGGAGCTGATAAAAAAATCAAGGCGCGGGAAATTCAAGGTTTACATAGGCATGAGCGCGGGTGTGGGCAAAACCTTCCGCATGCTGCAGGAAGCCCAGGCTTTGATGCGTAACGGCATCGACGTTAAAATTGGCTACATAGAAACGCATAACCGCAAAGAAACCGTTGCCCAATTAGAAGGTTTGCCGGTAATACCCCGCCGCAAACTGTTTTACAAAGGTAAGGAGCTGGAGGAGATGGATTTGAAAGCCATCATTAGCCTGCGTCCCGAGGTGGTTTTGGTTGATGAACTGGCACATACAAATATTGAAGGCAGCAGCAACGAAAAACGCTGGCAGGATGTGCTGGAGATATTAAACGCGGGTATCAATGTGATCAGCGCGGTAAACATCCAGCATATGGAAAGCCTGAACGAAGAGGTGGAACGGATAACCGGGGCCAAAATAAACGAGCGGATCCCCGATAAGGTGTTGCAACTGGCAGACGAGGTAGTAAACATCGACCTTACTGCCGACGAACTGATAGATCGCTTAAAGGAAGGCAAAATATACGACGAGAAAAAAGTGCCGATGGCGCTCAACAACTTTTTCCAGGCCGATAGAATTCTACAGCTGCGCGAACTGGCCCTGCGCGAAGTAGCCCACCAGGTAGAGCGGAAGATAGATATTGAGATACCCAAAACCATTAAACTAAGGCCCGAGCTTTTTTTGGCCTGCATTAGTACCAATGACGAATCGGCTAAAATAATTATTCGTAAAACAGCAAGGTTGTCATCATATTACCGCTCTAAATTTTTTGTTTTGTATGTGCAAACCTCAAGAGAGAGCAGCGATAAAATAAACCTGGCTTCGCAGCGCCACCTCATTAATAACATGAAATTGGCTACACAACTGGGCGGCGAAGTAATTAAAATAAAAAGCGACCGTATAGCCCAAACCATTTGGGAAACGGCCGAAAAGTACGACATTACCACTATCTGCCTGGGTAAGCCACGCTTTAAATTTTACCAGGTTATTATGAAAACGGCGGTTTTTACCCAATTGTTAAATAAAATGTCAAAAACTGATATAGACCTTGTAATACTATCATAA